One Sulfolobus sp. S-194 DNA segment encodes these proteins:
- a CDS encoding endonuclease III domain-containing protein has translation MRRAHTDEMKTSLRTDEIIQKLIQEFEKNTELLRQAGWIVSDVNSFEWWDGLKTADEILISSILVQMTKWEIVKKVIERLRQIGLNKLDKLAALSEKEIEEFIKGVNFYKTKAKRLKKLALIVKEKGLENIVKNEKNLKEIEGIGDETAESLQLFIANVPVFPRSEYASRILSRILGEKISKKGAKILAESYLKNDVYKLKLFHAGIVTIGKIFCLSKPKCNSCIFKDLCAYYKHVVKS, from the coding sequence ATGAGACGAGCGCACACTGATGAGATGAAGACGTCACTGCGTACTGATGAGATAATTCAAAAACTTATTCAAGAATTCGAGAAGAATACAGAGCTCTTAAGACAAGCTGGATGGATTGTTAGTGATGTAAATTCATTCGAATGGTGGGACGGATTAAAGACAGCTGATGAAATTTTAATTTCATCTATATTAGTGCAAATGACTAAGTGGGAAATAGTTAAAAAAGTAATTGAAAGACTGAGACAAATAGGCTTAAATAAACTCGATAAATTAGCTGCTTTATCTGAAAAAGAAATTGAAGAATTTATTAAAGGAGTTAATTTTTATAAGACCAAGGCTAAAAGGCTAAAGAAATTAGCTCTTATAGTTAAAGAGAAAGGATTAGAAAATATAGTTAAGAATGAGAAAAATTTGAAAGAAATTGAGGGAATAGGAGACGAAACAGCAGAGTCTTTACAACTTTTTATAGCTAACGTTCCTGTCTTTCCAAGATCCGAATATGCTTCTAGGATTTTAAGCAGAATTTTAGGTGAAAAAATAAGTAAAAAAGGAGCTAAAATATTAGCTGAAAGTTACTTAAAAAATGATGTATATAAACTTAAACTTTTTCATGCTGGAATAGTTACCATTGGTAAAATTTTTTGTTTAAGTAAACCTAAGTGCAATAGTTGCATATTTAAAGATTTGTGTGCATATTATAAACATGTGGTGAAAAGTTGA
- a CDS encoding succinate--CoA ligase subunit beta, with the protein MKLYEFEGKELFREVGIPVPKGIVTDKPIKWEGKAVVKSQLLEGARGKRGLVRVTENVEETINELMKLGVNKFLVEEFIPHEKEIYLSALIDRDVAEPIIVASPEGGIDIESSKNVKIFHIPIERGIRSYDVIKIEKYLNVKGLEPIIKGLYKLVTEYDAELAEINPLAVTVDGRLYALDSKVILEDNALFRHQDLLEKIGRSPSKDAYVELDGDIGIIGNGAGLTMATMDMVKLMGGSPADFYDVGGGADREKVKEAVLKIGSNPKIKKIIINIYGGITKCDEVALGIADAYSLIKKPIYVRLVGTNEEQGRKILEEKGIKYYTDALSCIGDALRS; encoded by the coding sequence TTGAAACTTTACGAGTTTGAGGGAAAGGAACTTTTTAGGGAAGTAGGAATTCCAGTACCAAAAGGCATAGTTACAGATAAACCAATAAAATGGGAAGGAAAGGCTGTAGTTAAATCTCAACTACTTGAAGGTGCAAGAGGAAAAAGAGGATTAGTAAGAGTAACTGAAAATGTTGAGGAGACTATAAACGAACTTATGAAGTTAGGAGTTAATAAATTCCTTGTAGAAGAATTTATTCCACATGAAAAAGAAATCTACTTGTCAGCATTAATAGATAGAGATGTCGCAGAGCCTATTATTGTAGCATCACCAGAAGGCGGAATAGATATAGAGAGTAGTAAAAATGTAAAGATTTTTCATATACCAATTGAAAGAGGAATAAGATCTTATGATGTTATCAAAATTGAAAAATATCTTAATGTTAAAGGTCTTGAACCCATAATTAAAGGATTATACAAATTAGTTACTGAATATGATGCCGAATTAGCTGAAATAAACCCATTAGCTGTCACAGTGGACGGAAGGCTTTACGCTTTAGACTCAAAAGTAATCTTAGAAGATAACGCATTATTTAGACATCAAGATTTATTAGAAAAAATTGGAAGATCACCTAGTAAAGATGCATATGTAGAGTTAGATGGAGACATTGGGATTATAGGTAATGGGGCGGGACTAACTATGGCTACTATGGATATGGTTAAATTAATGGGGGGAAGCCCAGCTGATTTCTATGATGTTGGTGGTGGAGCAGATAGGGAAAAAGTTAAAGAAGCAGTATTGAAAATTGGTTCAAACCCCAAAATTAAGAAAATCATTATAAATATTTATGGAGGAATAACAAAATGTGACGAGGTAGCACTTGGAATAGCTGATGCATATAGTTTAATAAAGAAACCCATTTATGTAAGACTTGTAGGGACAAACGAAGAACAAGGAAGAAAGATACTCGAAGAAAAAGGTATTAAATATTATACTGATGCATTAAGTTGCATAGGTGATGCATTACGCTCATAA
- the sucD gene encoding succinate--CoA ligase subunit alpha has translation MTLINRDTRVLVQGITGKEGSFHTKQMLSYGTKIVAGVSPSKGGTNIHGVPVYDTVEDALKEHEIDASIVFVPAKFAPDAIYEAIDGGIKLVVIITEHIPVLDMLKIVRYAKAKGTRIIGPNCPGIIVPEETLIGILPPRAFKKGKIGIVSRSGTLTYEVAEMVKKDYGQSTVIGIGGDPIIGTDMIEIVKMFEEDPETESIVMIGEIGGTMEERVAKMKSEGKIKKKIVAYIAGMTAPREKRMGHAGAVVYMGMGTFESKIKALTEAGIPIAKTPYEIPKLLSS, from the coding sequence ATTACGCTCATAAATAGAGACACCAGAGTACTAGTTCAAGGAATTACTGGTAAAGAAGGATCATTCCACACTAAACAAATGCTCAGTTACGGAACTAAAATCGTTGCTGGTGTAAGTCCAAGCAAAGGTGGAACTAACATTCATGGAGTACCGGTTTATGATACTGTTGAAGATGCACTTAAAGAGCACGAAATAGATGCTAGTATTGTATTCGTACCAGCAAAATTTGCACCAGATGCTATCTACGAAGCAATTGACGGCGGAATAAAATTAGTTGTAATAATAACAGAACACATACCAGTTCTTGATATGTTGAAAATAGTTAGATATGCTAAAGCAAAAGGAACTAGAATTATTGGCCCCAATTGCCCAGGTATAATAGTTCCAGAAGAGACTTTAATAGGAATTCTTCCACCTAGAGCTTTTAAGAAAGGAAAAATTGGTATCGTGTCTAGATCTGGAACATTAACCTACGAAGTTGCTGAAATGGTGAAAAAAGATTATGGACAATCTACTGTTATTGGAATTGGTGGGGATCCTATAATAGGAACTGATATGATTGAGATTGTGAAAATGTTTGAGGAAGACCCAGAAACAGAGAGTATAGTAATGATAGGGGAAATTGGCGGTACGATGGAAGAGAGAGTTGCAAAGATGAAAAGTGAAGGAAAAATAAAGAAAAAAATAGTTGCATATATTGCAGGTATGACTGCACCAAGAGAAAAAAGAATGGGGCATGCTGGAGCTGTAGTGTATATGGGCATGGGAACGTTCGAAAGTAAAATAAAAGCTTTAACAGAGGCTGGAATACCAATTGCAAAAACACCTTACGAAATACCTAAGTTACTTTCTTCTTGA
- a CDS encoding molecular chaperone TorD family protein, with translation MWVDYKLFSYLLLGPRFNYQAESLLGGILNRPYYKEVENIILMVKQGDYDKLATEYTSCFINDYPKLLCPPYESWYREKTVYGNSALEVAEIYSEYGIKAMKSLPDHVAVEFEFTSFLYSIGQVESAEKFIIKHILSWVPQLANDMIKFGKGNYMRSLGKTLLNFTDFEKNRLSLAVKQ, from the coding sequence ATGTGGGTTGACTACAAACTCTTTTCTTATCTACTTTTAGGTCCAAGGTTTAATTATCAAGCCGAGTCACTTCTTGGCGGGATTTTAAATAGACCATATTATAAAGAGGTAGAAAATATAATACTTATGGTGAAGCAAGGTGACTATGATAAGCTAGCAACTGAGTATACCTCTTGCTTCATAAATGATTATCCTAAGCTCCTTTGCCCACCTTACGAATCATGGTACAGAGAAAAGACAGTTTACGGAAATTCAGCTCTTGAAGTAGCGGAAATTTACAGCGAATATGGCATAAAAGCAATGAAGTCCTTGCCTGACCATGTAGCAGTAGAGTTTGAATTTACATCCTTTTTATATAGCATCGGCCAAGTAGAGAGTGCAGAAAAGTTCATAATAAAACATATACTTTCATGGGTTCCTCAACTGGCAAACGATATGATTAAATTTGGAAAGGGAAACTATATGAGGAGTCTAGGAAAAACTCTTCTCAACTTTACTGACTTTGAGAAGAATAGGCTAAGTCTAGCTGTGAAACAATAA
- a CDS encoding 4Fe-4S dicluster domain-containing protein gives MSDLFLNPLIKLKVGIFYHSCDHNKNPSGFNSCDPLQIAMKLKNLGSRAVVIVGIYDETHLKLYKEAALRAGINPLLVRVIDHSWGEMAIKENVTILENAWAADLALVEEKPLQVSRREVITGNLQKIKDRIDKPVYISEMCKGFHRACTVCQDSCPYKAITIDKKTGVIINYDKCTSCGLCVSSCPMSAIEFPSVSQHSIFELARVKGDKVISCYKDSGNSIKLPCIGMLSPEDIVLLRSSGKVTLKCPGCELSKNLSFLKSVVNDLNNEIGGISLITPEGIIEMKEAKELQLTFEFLTNRSEARKVILNSLSNISDITYDVIIDQNKCTICESCIKWCPSSALTLERTTDSEKIVFDSKKCIGCNICVNVCPEGDNECNGKKAITIKRSKGVPAAKVIMEDYLVRCRVCGEPVGSRKSLNHVKKIMKERGLECDDEWLERCPRHRAEYSFQRRFISAKFKPKRFDLNVG, from the coding sequence ATGAGTGATCTTTTTTTAAACCCCTTAATTAAATTGAAAGTAGGTATTTTTTATCACTCTTGTGACCATAATAAAAATCCTTCTGGATTTAATTCATGTGATCCCCTGCAAATAGCAATGAAGCTCAAAAATCTTGGTTCTAGGGCTGTAGTTATAGTTGGTATATATGACGAAACTCATTTAAAGCTTTATAAAGAGGCTGCATTGAGAGCTGGAATTAATCCTCTTCTTGTTAGAGTCATTGACCATTCTTGGGGAGAGATGGCAATTAAAGAAAATGTTACCATCTTGGAGAATGCGTGGGCTGCAGACCTAGCATTAGTTGAGGAGAAACCTCTTCAAGTCAGTAGAAGAGAAGTAATTACTGGGAATCTACAAAAGATAAAAGATAGAATAGATAAGCCTGTTTACATAAGTGAAATGTGTAAAGGATTTCATAGAGCGTGTACAGTATGTCAAGACTCATGTCCGTATAAGGCAATTACCATAGATAAGAAGACGGGAGTTATAATAAACTATGATAAGTGCACTTCTTGTGGGCTCTGTGTAAGTTCATGTCCCATGAGTGCAATAGAGTTTCCATCAGTATCACAGCATTCAATATTTGAGCTAGCTAGAGTTAAAGGAGATAAGGTAATTTCATGTTATAAGGACTCGGGAAACTCTATAAAGTTACCTTGTATAGGAATGCTCTCTCCAGAGGACATAGTGTTACTAAGAAGTAGTGGAAAGGTTACTTTAAAGTGTCCAGGATGTGAGTTATCTAAAAACCTATCGTTCCTTAAGTCTGTTGTAAACGATCTTAACAATGAAATAGGAGGCATTTCCCTAATTACTCCAGAGGGGATTATTGAAATGAAGGAAGCTAAGGAACTACAGCTAACTTTTGAATTTCTAACTAATAGAAGTGAAGCTAGAAAAGTAATATTAAACTCGCTAAGTAATATATCCGACATAACATATGATGTCATTATAGATCAGAACAAATGTACGATCTGCGAGAGTTGTATAAAGTGGTGTCCCTCTTCAGCACTAACGCTTGAGAGAACAACTGATAGTGAAAAGATAGTATTCGATTCGAAAAAGTGCATAGGATGTAACATCTGTGTAAACGTCTGTCCCGAAGGAGATAATGAATGTAATGGAAAGAAGGCAATAACTATTAAGAGGTCTAAAGGAGTTCCTGCTGCGAAAGTTATAATGGAAGATTATTTAGTAAGATGCAGAGTCTGTGGAGAGCCTGTGGGATCAAGGAAGAGTTTAAACCATGTCAAGAAGATTATGAAGGAGAGAGGATTAGAATGTGATGATGAGTGGCTTGAAAGATGCCCTAGGCACAGAGCTGAATATTCATTTCAAAGAAGATTTATCTCAGCTAAGTTTAAACCCAAGAGGTTTGATCTAAATGTGGGTTGA
- the nrfD gene encoding NrfD/PsrC family molybdoenzyme membrane anchor subunit, translated as MNKKEITLIIWTAVFIVIGGGILFYGMSFNPFAWFGGNVTFTEPNNAPIPWGLLVIGYMFFGVIGTGVSTYNSLYEIFNKNHKERNPFEKVKLRNEWIALAVLIPGWIMVFASVFKPGEAVYIYLSFRDTSRIAWNGILYVLVGIGIIALILAIIGEKAERKDKKPILAYQLSKIGILIAGYAVTVELILDANLGSVFGYLSTWVFEFGSFMPLLFVVLSFYSGIGMISFVSPLYSWLKKESKNDPPSTQKQNVSSVIRENSMYKILARDGLLATIAVGFLTLWWMWITATNQETYPWAQLLISGGWSDVFWGGTVVVGILIPIILYAISYKIGNKITLFAAAIFSLLGMFAIVTIADVIPQAITWYYTISPVSPSNSNWVYEFRSVFNHGPLWSILPFGISYYDIIWFVGSVLLLLGVYTFGVLLLPLEEEEEVKHWIFK; from the coding sequence AGAGCCTAATAACGCTCCAATACCATGGGGGCTATTAGTGATAGGCTATATGTTCTTCGGAGTAATAGGCACTGGTGTGAGTACTTACAATTCGCTTTATGAGATATTTAACAAGAATCATAAAGAAAGAAATCCGTTTGAGAAGGTTAAGTTAAGGAACGAGTGGATTGCTCTAGCTGTACTGATACCAGGATGGATTATGGTATTTGCCTCGGTATTTAAGCCTGGTGAAGCGGTATATATCTACTTAAGCTTCAGAGATACTTCCAGAATAGCATGGAACGGCATTCTTTATGTACTTGTAGGTATTGGTATAATAGCATTAATTTTGGCAATTATAGGCGAGAAAGCTGAAAGAAAAGACAAGAAGCCAATTCTTGCGTATCAATTGTCCAAGATCGGAATTCTAATAGCTGGCTATGCTGTAACAGTTGAGCTTATATTAGACGCTAACTTAGGATCAGTGTTTGGTTACCTATCTACCTGGGTCTTTGAATTTGGGTCGTTTATGCCACTACTATTCGTAGTGTTATCCTTCTATTCCGGTATAGGAATGATATCTTTCGTTAGCCCTCTATATTCATGGTTAAAAAAAGAGTCTAAAAACGATCCTCCATCTACTCAAAAGCAAAATGTTTCTTCAGTTATAAGAGAAAACAGTATGTATAAGATATTAGCTAGAGATGGATTACTGGCAACTATAGCTGTAGGATTCTTAACGCTTTGGTGGATGTGGATCACAGCTACAAACCAAGAGACTTATCCTTGGGCACAATTATTAATATCGGGTGGATGGAGCGATGTATTCTGGGGTGGTACAGTAGTCGTTGGAATACTAATTCCAATAATCCTTTATGCAATTTCATACAAGATAGGAAACAAAATAACCTTGTTTGCGGCCGCAATATTTAGCTTATTAGGTATGTTTGCAATAGTTACTATTGCAGATGTGATCCCGCAAGCTATAACATGGTATTATACGATCTCTCCAGTGAGTCCTTCTAACAGTAACTGGGTATACGAGTTTAGGAGTGTTTTTAACCATGGACCTTTATGGAGTATATTGCCCTTTGGAATCAGTTACTATGACATTATCTGGTTTGTAGGATCTGTTCTTCTTTTATTAGGAGTTTATACCTTTGGAGTCCTCTTACTCCCATTAGAGGAGGAAGAAGAAGTAAAACATTGGATATTTAAGTGA